ATCACGGTGTACAGCCCGCAGAACCCGTCGTTTCGGCAGAAGTACGCCGGCGCGAACCAAGAGTTGGCGCTGCAATTCGACCATTTCGAGATGGACGACCTGAGCGAGATCCTCCCAGGCCTGACCGAGCCACAACAGCGAGTGCTGGACGTCGCCATCCGCTACTGGATTGCCCACGAGCGTACGACGCCGCGCGACATCAATCGGCTCCGCCACTACCTCGGCGACGGCATCGACGACGTGCGGCAGTGGGACGAATTGAGCCAGGCGGAGGCGACGGCGCTCAACGGTCGAAGCGCAGCCGTCGCGTCCATGAAGCTCTCGCGGGTGCTTCAGGAGGCGCAGAGCTTCTACCATTCGGGCTTGCCCGCTGCGACAGACGTCTACGAGATGGTCGGGAGACCGTCCGACCGCCGGGGGCGTCTCGTCATCGTCGACCTGCAGGGCCTCAGCGATACCGCAAAGCAAGTCATCACCGCACTGATCTCGAGCGAGATCCTCCGCGCCGCGTCGAGCAAGACCGACCGCACCCGCCCTTGCTTCCTCGTCTACGAGGAGGCGCACAGCTTTGCACCCGCGGGGGGGGCTGCCGTGAGTCACCGCATCATCAAGAAGATCGCCGGTGAGGGTCGCAAGTTCGGCGTGGGCTTCGCGGTCGTGAGCCAGCGTCCGTCGAAGCTCGATCCCGACGTGACCTCGCAGTGCAACACGCTGATCGCGATGCGCCTCAAGAACCCCGACGACCAACGCTTCATCGCGAAGACCTCCGACATGGTGAGCGCAGCCGACCTCGATCAACTGCCCGGTCTCTCGACCGGGGAGGCTCTCATCTGCGGGCGATCGATCCCTGCTCCACTGTTGGTGCATGTTGGTACGAAGGCGCTGGTCCACGGTGGCGAGTCGCCCGAGGTGATCAACCTCTGGGGAAGGTTCGGTGGCTGAGGGTATGGACCCACGGAGCGAACTCACGCTCGACGCAGCCACGTCCCATCTGCCGATGTGGACCGAATGGGGCGTGCGCGACGCGGGTCACTTGGTCCACAGCCTCGGCTGCACACTCTTGACGGCGGCGGGCCGTGACCTCGGCTTCGCGGCAGTGTCCGAGGTGCCTGCTCCGCGCCAAGGCATCTTGGCCAACGTCGACCAGGACGTGCGATCTGACTCGGTGTGGTTTGATCGCTCGACGCGTC
The Sandaracinaceae bacterium genome window above contains:
- a CDS encoding ATP-binding protein, which codes for MPTHILGRLVGNTGDPTNLSMVLNSSFAGRRGEFVRVRHREDEGAPQTDVLARIVSISRSNVLYNSGLGQAVTELELLPGAHVTGEQILGKLEAIGYRDPQSGQIKMPRRALDPGSPVEPVDFQFLSAFYEFQEHSSLHIGNLVGYERGASAVPVYLDVNRLVTEHLAILAMTGSGKSYTVGRIIERLVAINNGTVVVFDPHGEYGRALAGGELRFNERPDELDDQRDRAALPAIRDAFTRLREAGAGITVYSPQNPSFRQKYAGANQELALQFDHFEMDDLSEILPGLTEPQQRVLDVAIRYWIAHERTTPRDINRLRHYLGDGIDDVRQWDELSQAEATALNGRSAAVASMKLSRVLQEAQSFYHSGLPAATDVYEMVGRPSDRRGRLVIVDLQGLSDTAKQVITALISSEILRAASSKTDRTRPCFLVYEEAHSFAPAGGAAVSHRIIKKIAGEGRKFGVGFAVVSQRPSKLDPDVTSQCNTLIAMRLKNPDDQRFIAKTSDMVSAADLDQLPGLSTGEALICGRSIPAPLLVHVGTKALVHGGESPEVINLWGRFGG